Within the Devosia lucknowensis genome, the region TCGGGATATTCCACCTGCGGAACCAGCCTGTAATCCGGCACCACCACCACATAGCCGAGCGCCGCCAGCGCATGCGCCGCAAAGGCATAGTGCTTTCGGTTGCCGTCGCTCCAGGCGCCGCCGTAGAAAAACACGATCACCGGCAATGCAGTCCGGCCGCCGTTTCGTGGAGCGTAGATGTCGAGCTTCTGCCGGATATGGGGACCATAGGGCAGATCATGGTCGATGCGGCGGACGCCCCAGTCTTTCGGCACGAGGGCGCTGGCGAGGTCGGTGATAGAGATGGTCGATACTCCTGGGTCAGCACAGCTACGCCTTGAGGCCCCGCCGAGTTTCGACCCGCGGCATTGTGTCCCCTTCGGACCACGCGCAACTATTTATGACGTTGACATTCAGGAATGGGAGGCGTTTAACGGCGCCGTTGAGACCTTTCTGTGGCCCCTGCCATGCTCGTCTGCCAGTGCAACATGATCACGTCCAAGGAGATCGAGGATATCGTGCTCGATCTTTTGCGGGCCGATCCATGGCAGCTCGTGGTTCCCGCCAAAGTCTACGCCGAACTCAATCGCCGTGCGAAATGCTCGGGTTGCGTGCCGAATGTGGTGGACATTATCGTCCGCGTCACCGAAAATTATCACGCACAGCAAGCCCATCAGCCCGCAGAGCTCGTCGAGCTCCAGACCGGGCTGGAAAAGCTCAAGAAGCAACGGAACGGAGTACGTCGTGAAAGGCGAAGCACAAGTCATCGAGCGGCTTAACGAGGCCCTTTTCCTCGAGCTCGGCGCAGTCAACCAGTATTGGGTGCATTATCGCCTGCTGGACGATTGGGGCTACAAGCGCCTGGCCGCCAAGGAACGCGCCGAATCGATCGAAGAAATGCACCATGCCGACCGGCTGATCGAACGCATTATCTTCCTCGAAGGCCACCCCAATCTGCAGCGCGTTGCCCCCCTGCGCATCGGCCAGACCATCAAGGAAGTGCTCGAAGCCGACCTTGCCGGTGAATATGATGCGCGCGCCGCCTACAAGGCCAGCCGCGAACTCTGCGAAGAGCTCGGCGATTACGTGTCCAAGAACCTCTTCGAGGAATTGTTGACCGAGGAGGAAGGCCACATCGATTTCCTCGAAACCCAGCTCGAACTGCTCGAAAAGATCGGTGCCGAAAAATACGGCCAGCTCAATTCCGCGCCTGCGGACGAAGCCGAATAATTCAATTCGGCATTTTGCTGACATGAAACGTCTAACCGCCCGGGCAACCTTCCGGGCGGTTTTGTTTTGTCCAGATGTTCGAGGAGATTCCCATGCAGTTCCACACCGGCCGGCTGATCGACCATATCCACCTGCGCGCCAGAAACATTACCAATACCCGTTACTTTTACGAACAGGCTCTGGCAGTGCTGGGCATACCGATTACCGCAAGGGGTGACGGGTGGTTTCAGATCGACGAACTCTTCGTGGACGCGGCAGATGCCAAGACCGTCGCCAGCCACGTTCACCTTGCCTTTCAGGCGCGAGACCGCGAAATGGTGGATGCGTTCTACAAGGCCGCCATGGCCGCAGGGGGCACCGACAATGGCGCGCCGGGCGAACGCCACTACCATCCCGGCTACTATGCCTGCTTCGTTCTCGACCCCGACGGCAACAATATTGAAGCCGTCTTCCACGGACCCAGCAAGCGTTCCGCACCCTCGGTCGTCATCGACCCGGGCGCCTGATATCGTCCCTGCCTAAGGGCAAGGTTAAATGGGCAGGGCGTCACCGACGCCCTATTCTTCGATCGGCTGGAACATCGCGTTGAGCTTGGCGATGATCTCCTCGGTCGGCGCCACGGAATCAGGCAGCATCTGAGGCTCTTCGGGCGCCACCGCGACATAGGCGCCGCTGGGGAAGGCCCCGAAACGCTGGAAGAAGCTGACCATGTCTTCGAGCACCGGCATGCGCCAACGCCACATGGCGCCCATGGCCAGCACCGGCTCCATATGGCCGAAACCGTCGTAGTACTGGGTGGTCACCCAGACGCCCTGTGCACGGAGACGGTCGGCGAAGCGCTCGGTGTTCTGCACGCGGACGATGGGATCGGTGGTGCCGGTGGCCAGATACATCGGCGGCGCATCGGCCGTGATCAGGTTGATCGGCTGCGTGCCTTGCGGATTCGGTGCCTGGCCGAAGACATCACGCACTTCATTGTATTCGAACGGATAGAAGTCGTAAGGCCCGGACAGGGCGGCCACTGCAAGGATCGGCATTGTCACGCCGTATTCCTGGCGGAACGAGGGATCAAGCGCCTGCATCACGGCATTGTAGGCGCCCGCAGAATGGCCCGCGAGGAACAGCCGGTTCGGATCGCCACCATAACTGGCGATATTGTCCTGGACCCAGCGGAGGGCACGGGCGCCGTCGTCGAGAAAGTCTGGGTAGCGCACCTCGGGATAGAGTCGGTAATCAGCGATGACGGTAACGAAACCGCGCGAGGCCAGGGCCCTGCCCACGAATTCGTACTCGCCGCGCTCGCCCCGGCTCCATCCGCCGCCATAGATAAAAAACACGACTGGTGAGGAGGTGCCCCGCTGCTCTGGCGCGTAAACGTCGAGCTTGTTCCGCGCGCCGTCCGCATAGGCAACGCCGTTGCCGACCTTGGAGGTACCGCCATCCATCGCCGCCGGCAGATTGAACGGGTCCATGACCGAAAGGGCCGAAGCCGGACCGGCCAGCATTGGGACGACGAGAAAGAGCGCGGCGATAAGGCGTCGAAGAACAGGCATGGGACCGAA harbors:
- a CDS encoding (2Fe-2S)-binding protein, with amino-acid sequence MLVCQCNMITSKEIEDIVLDLLRADPWQLVVPAKVYAELNRRAKCSGCVPNVVDIIVRVTENYHAQQAHQPAELVELQTGLEKLKKQRNGVRRERRSTSHRAA
- the bfr gene encoding bacterioferritin, encoding MKGEAQVIERLNEALFLELGAVNQYWVHYRLLDDWGYKRLAAKERAESIEEMHHADRLIERIIFLEGHPNLQRVAPLRIGQTIKEVLEADLAGEYDARAAYKASRELCEELGDYVSKNLFEELLTEEEGHIDFLETQLELLEKIGAEKYGQLNSAPADEAE
- a CDS encoding VOC family protein, with protein sequence MQFHTGRLIDHIHLRARNITNTRYFYEQALAVLGIPITARGDGWFQIDELFVDAADAKTVASHVHLAFQARDREMVDAFYKAAMAAGGTDNGAPGERHYHPGYYACFVLDPDGNNIEAVFHGPSKRSAPSVVIDPGA
- a CDS encoding alpha/beta hydrolase — protein: MPVLRRLIAALFLVVPMLAGPASALSVMDPFNLPAAMDGGTSKVGNGVAYADGARNKLDVYAPEQRGTSSPVVFFIYGGGWSRGERGEYEFVGRALASRGFVTVIADYRLYPEVRYPDFLDDGARALRWVQDNIASYGGDPNRLFLAGHSAGAYNAVMQALDPSFRQEYGVTMPILAVAALSGPYDFYPFEYNEVRDVFGQAPNPQGTQPINLITADAPPMYLATGTTDPIVRVQNTERFADRLRAQGVWVTTQYYDGFGHMEPVLAMGAMWRWRMPVLEDMVSFFQRFGAFPSGAYVAVAPEEPQMLPDSVAPTEEIIAKLNAMFQPIEE